The nucleotide sequence TGCCGCCGAGTGGGACCGGATTTTCGACGTGAACGTGAAGGGCACCTTCCTACTGTGCAAGGCCGCCGTGCCTCACTTCAAGTCGCGCCACCGGGGCCACATCGTGGGCATTACGTCCGACGTGGCCCGGCGCACTTTCGAGAACGGCACGGCCTACGGGGCCAGCAAGTTCGCGCAGGATGCCGTGCTGGCCAGTTTGCGCAAGGAAGTCCGCTCGCACGGCATCAAGGTCAGCACCATCTTCCCCGGCCTCGTCGATACCTACTTCAACGACTCGGTCCCGGGCGGCCCCGACGCCGAGAAAACCCACCTCAAGCCCTCTGACGTGGCCCAGGCCGTGCGCTATGTGCTCGAAGCCCCGGCCCACGTGGTCATCGACGAGCTGATGATTCACCCGCTCACGCAGGAATGGTAGGATGGGCTTTAAGAACGTCATGCCGGGCGCAGCGAAGCATCTTGCCCGAGTAGTAATCTAGGCTATACCAGCGAGATGCTTCGCGCCGCCCGGCATGACGTTCTTAATTACCCAATCACCTATCTTACGCGGTATATGAAGAAAATCCTTCTCCCGGCTGCGGCAGCTGCATTTGCTTTGGCTGCTTTCACTCTTCCTTTCTCGCCTGATTCCACTTCCGTGTCTGACTCCGTTTCCCTGGCGGACCCCAACACTACCGATGAGGTACCCCAGGACAATAAAATCGTCATCTATCAGTTGATGACGCGCCTGTTCGGCAACAAGACTGCCCTCAACAAACCCTACGGCACGGCCCAGGAGAATGGCGTGGGCAAGTTCAACGACATCACCGACAAGGCGCTCCAGGAAATCAAGAAGATGGGCGTGAGCCACGTCTGGTACACCGGCGTGATTGAGCACGCCACCATGACCGACTTCACCAAGGCCGGCGGCCCCGGCCCCGACGATGCCGACGTGGTGAAGGGCCGCGCCGGCTCGCCCTACGCCATCAAAGACTACTACGATGTGGCCCCAGACCTGGCCGTGAACGTGAAAACGCGCATGCTGGAGTACGACGCCCTCATCAAGCGCACCCACGCCAACGGCCTGAAGGTGCTCATGGACTTCATCCCGAACCACGTGGCCCGCAGCTACAAGTCGGACGGTAAGCCGGTGGGCGTGGTGGACCTGGGCGCCACCGACGACAAAACCAAGGCCTTCGCGCCCAACAACAACTTCTACTACCTGCCCGGCCAGCCGCTGGTGGTGCCCAAAGCCGGCAATCCGCTGGGTGCTGCTCTGGGCCCCAAGGAAGACGGCAAGTTCCTGGAAAACCCCGCCAAAGCCACCGGCAACGACGTCTTCTCGGCCACGCCGAAGGTAGACGACTGGTACGAAACCGTGAAGCTCAACTACGGCGTGGACTACCAGAACGGCCGCAAGCTGTACCTGCAGCCCGTGCCCGACACCTGGAAGAAGATGCGCGACATCCTGATCTTCTGGGCCCAGAAAGACGTGGACGGCTTCCGCTGCGACATGGCCGAAATGGTGCCCGTGGAGTTCTGGACCTGGGTGATTCCGGAGGTGAAAAAGGTGAAGCCCGGCATCATCTTCATTGCCGAAGCCTACACGCCCAAGGAGTACAAAACCTACCTCGACAAAGGCAAATTCGACTTCCTCTACGACAAAGTGGGCCTCTACGACGGCCTGCGCCGCCTCATGACCGGCACCGGCACCACCGACGACATCACGAAGGTGTGGAGCGAGGAAAGCCGCGGCTTCTCGTCGAAAATGCTGCGCTTCCTGGAAAACCACGACGAGCAGCGCATTGCCTCCAAGGACTTCGCCACCGACCCGCGCACCGCCATTCCGGCCATGACCGTGTCGGCTACGCTGGCCTCGGGCCCGGTGATGCTCTACTCGGGGCAGGAGGTGGGCGAGCCCGCCCTAAAGTCGGAAGGCTTCTCGGGCGAGGACGGCCGCACCACCATCTTCGACTACTGGGGCGTGCCGGAGCACCAGAAATGGATGAACGGCGGCAAGTTCGACGGCGGCAAGCTCGACGACAGCCAGAAGCAGCTGCGCGACTTCTACAGCCGCCTGCTGAACCTGGCCAGCTCCAGCGAGGCCATCCGCAAAGGCAAGTTCTATGAGCTGCAGGACGCCAACAACCTGGGCAAAAACTACGACCAGAAGCACATCTACAGCTACCTGCGCTACACCGACACCCAGCGCCTGCTGATTGTGGTGAACTTCAGCCGCGACAAGACGATGACGCCAACCATTGAGATTCCGCGCGAGGTACGCCAGCGCATGGGCCTCAACCCCGACATCTTCTGCACCTACACCGACCTGCTCAACAACACGCCGCCCACCGAATTCCTCAACCTGACGATGCCCCCGCTGAGCGCCTACGTGTTCGAAATCAAGCCTAAAAAGTGATGAGGTGATGGGGTAAATAGTGATGAGGCGACTATCATAGCGTCCTGTTCTTTCACCACTATCCACTTCATCACCATTCACCTCATCACCCCATCACCATCCTTCCCCAAAACTCCCCCAATTCTTTCCCCTGATGGCAACAAACGTAGCGGCTGCGCCGAGCATCTCCCGCGAAAAACCCCGCCTGAGCTTCTGGCAAATCTGGAACATGAGCTTCGGCTTTTTGGGCATTCAGTTTGGCTTTGCGCTGCAGAATGCCAACGTCAGCCGCATTTTTGAAACCCTGGGCGGCACCGAAATAGCCCTGTATTGGCTGGCCGCGCCGCTCACGGGCATGCTCGTGCAGCCGATTATCGGCTACATGTCGGACCGGACGTGGAGCCCGAAATGGGGACGCCGCCGGCCGTTTTTCCTGATTGGCGCTATCTTGGCCTCGTTTGCGCTGCTGGTGATGCCCAACGTGTCGGCGCTATGGATGGCCGTGGGCATGCTCTGGATCATGGACTCCAGCATCAACATCAGCATGGAGCCGTTCCGGGCGCTGGTCGGTGACCTGCTGCCGTCGGAGCAGCGCACCACGGGCTTTGCGGCCCAGACCTTCTTCATTGGGGTGGGTGCGGTAGTGGCCTCGTCGCTGCCGTGGATGTTTACGAACTGGTTCGGCATTGCCAATACGGCTCCGGCCGGCCAGATTCCGCCCTCGGTGAAATATGCGTTTTACCTTGGCGGCGTTATTTTCTTCCTGGCAGTGCTCTGGACGGTGCTCAACACCAAGGAATATCCGCCCGAAAACATGGCCGAGTTCGAGGAAGAGAAGCGGCGCACGGCCGGCTTCTGGAACGGCATCCGCGAGTCGTTCAGCGGCATCTTCCACATGCCCAAAACCATGGCCCAGCTGGCCATCGTGCAGTTCTTCTCCTGGCTGGCGCTGTTTTCGATGTGGATTTACACCACGCCGGCCGTCACGAGCCACATCTACCACACCACTGACGCTACTTCCAAGATTTACAACGAGGGCGCCGACTGGGTAGGCATCTGCTTTGCGGTGTACAACGGTATTTCGGCCATTGCGGCGCTGCTGCTGCCGGCTATTGCACGCGCCACCAGCCGCCGCTTCACGCACATGCTGTGCCTGGTAGCGGGCGGCCTGGGCCTGATTTCCATCTACTTCATCCAGGACCCCAAAATGCTGCTGCTCTCGATGGTGGGCGTGGGCATTGCCTGGGCTTCTATCCTGAGCGTGCCGTACGCCATGCTGGCTGGCGCGCTGCCCGCCAACAAAATGGGCTACTACATGGGCGTGTTCAACTTCTTCATCGTAATTCCGCAGGTGGTAGCGGGCCTGATTCTGGGCTTCTTCACCAAGTCGGTGTTCGGCGGCGAGTCGGTGTACACGCTGGTGCTGGGCGGCTGCTCCATGATTATTTCGGGCCTGCTCACGCTGCGCGTGCAGGACGCCGACGACATCCGGCTGCCTGCCAACTCTACTGCCGCTCCCGTCAGCGCCGGCTACGACGCACCGGTGCAAGCTGACCCGCGCGTGTGAGGCAAGCTGCCCGTAAACAAAAAGCCCCGCCTGATAAGTCAGGCGGGGCTTTTTGTTTACGGGCAGCGCAGGATTATAACAGACAGCGCGGCCTTATGCAGAATATGGGGCTAGCGGGCCTGCAGCCACGCCTGGGCGGTTTGTTCTTCGGTGAAGGCGCGCACGGCTACCGTGTCCAGCGCGTCGGTGGCCATTTCGTCGGCCAGGCGCTCGTTGAGCAGCTCGGCGTGGTAGGGGGCCACGAGGTAGGCTAGGCGGGGCCGGGTGCCAGGCAGCGCGGCCGCCAGCGAGGCCCGGAAGTTGTGCATCAGCCACCGGAAGTCGGCGGCGTCGGCCAGGCCGCGGCTGCGCAGGTCAATCAGCCAGCGGGTCACTTTTTCCTGCTCAGCCAGCTTCAGGGCCACGGCGTAGCCGTCGCGGTGCTCGGTGGAGGTAGCCGGCCGCGTCCAGCGCAGCACCAACTGGCCCAGATCAGGACGGTGGGTGAGGAGCAGATAATCGAGATTGGCAACGAGCATAGGGTGGGGGAGGAAGAACCACAAAGGTACGTAGCGCAAAGCCCAAACGTATAGCGCACCGATGAATAGTGCGTGAAGTCCGGACTGATTTATGGCGCCGGCACCTATGCCGGGAGCCTTTCCGAATCCGGAGCGTTGCATTTGGCCTTGCTTTTTCTTTGCTGTTTTTCCCGATATGAGTAACGCCCGCGGGCATTCGGTAGCCCTGCGGTGCCGGCCCAGCCGTCGGGCGCCTTTTCCCGCCACCAACGAGCGGGGCGCCCTGCACAGGCCGCGCCATGCAGCCCCGGCGTTGCGCGGCAGTCTATTGCGCGTATTTTCACGCATCCATTTACCTATTCCCTCCCCCATGACCTTTAAACCGCTTTGGCTGCTGAGCCTGGGCTTGGCCCTGACCGCACAACCAGTGGCTGCCCAGCAGAAAGCTGCGGCCAAACCTGCTGCGGCCTCGGCCACCGGCACCCGCCTCGTGGAGAAAGTGACCCGTAAGGGCTCCGAGCTGGTGATTCCGTACGAGAAATACGTGCTGCCCAACGGCCTCACCCTGCTCATTCACGAAGACCACTCCGATCCGCTGGCTCACATCGACGTGACCTACCACGTGGGCTCGGCCCGCGAAACCATCGGCAAGTCGGGCTTTGCCCACTTCTTCGAGCACATGATGTTCCAGGGCTCCGACCACGTAGCCGACGAGCAGCACTTCAAGCTCGTGACGTCGTCGGGCGGTACGCTCAACGGCACCACCAACCGCGACCGGACCAACTACTTTGAAACCGTGCCCAGCAACCAGCTGGAAACCGCGCTGTGGCTGGAAGCCGACCGCATGGGCTTCCTGCTGGATGCCGTGACGCAGCAGAAGTTTGAAGTGCAGCGCTCCACCGTGAAAAACGAGCGGGGCCAGAACTACGACAACCGCCCCTACGGCCTGGCCAGCGAGAATATCGCCAAGACCCTGTATCCGTACGGCCACCCCTACAGCTGGCTCACCATCGGCTACCTCGAAGACCTGGACCGCTCCGACGTCAACGACCTGAAGAACTTCTTCCTGCGCTGGTACGGCCCTAACAACGCTACCGTAACGGTGGGCGGCGACGTGAAGCCGGCCGAAGTGGTGAAGCTGGTGGAGAAGTACTTCGGCAGCATCAACCGCGGCCCGGCCGTGCAGAACATGAAGCTGCCCGAGCCCGTGCTGACCCAGGACCGCTACGTGAGCTACCAGGACAACGTGCGCTTCCCGATGCTGCAGATGGTGTTCCCGACCGTGCCCCAGTACCACCCCGACGAGGTGGCCTTAGACGCCCTGGCCGATATCATTGGCGGTGGCAAAACGTCGTTGCTCTACAAGAACCTGATCAAGACCCAGAAGGCCGTGCAGACGCAGGCCTATCACCCCAGCTCCGAGCTGGCCGGCGAGTTCACCATCGTGGCCCTGAGCCTGCCCGGCAAAGGCCTCGACAGCACCGAAGCGGTGGTGCGCAAAACCCTGGCCGAGTTTGAGAAGCGCGGTGTCAGCGACGACGACGTGGCCCGCTTCAAGGCCACGCGCGAGGCCAGCGTGGTGAACGGCCTGGCCAGCGTGAGCGGCAAGGTGAGCCAGCTGGCCGCCTATCAGACCTACGTGGGCAACCCCAACCGCCTGCCTCAGGAGCTGCAGCGCATCCGCAGCCTCACCAAAGCCGACGTGCAGCGCGTGTACAACCAGTACATCAAAGGCAAGAAAGCCGTGGTGCTGAGCGTGGTGCCGAAAGGCAGCAACGCCCTGGTAGCCAAGGCCGACAACTACACCGTGAGCAAGGACGGCTACAAAGCCCCCGCTACCGATGAGTACGCCAACCTGAAGTACGTGAAGGCCACCGACAGCTTCGACCGGGCCACGCAGCCGAAAGGCGGCGCCAACCCTGTGGTGCAGGTGCCGGCCGTATGGCGCACCGATTTCGACAACGGCCTGCGCATCATCGGCAACCGCAACGCCGAGATTCCGACCGTGACCATGCTGCTCAACATCAGCGGCGGCCACCGTCTGGAGCAGCAGAACCCCAACAAGGCCGGCATTGCCTCGCTCACGGCGGCCATGCTGGAAGAAGGCACCCAGAAGTACACCGGCGAGCAGTTTGCCGGCGCCCTGGAGAAGCTGGGCAGCGACGTGCAGACGTACGCCGGCGACGAAAACACGACCGTCGTAATCCGCAGCCTCACCAAAAACCTGCCCGCCACGCTGGCGCTGGTGGAGGAAATGCTGCTGCGCCCGCGCTTCGACCAGGCTGATTTCGACCGCCTCAAGAAGCAGACCCTGGAAGGCATTGCCAACCAGAGCACCCAGCCCGTGGCCATTGCCAACAACACCTACGCGCGCCTGCTCTACGGCCCCGGCAACGTCATGAGCATCCCGGCTTCGGGCTCGACCACGACGGTGCAGGGCATCACGCTGGACGAAGTGAAGCAGTTCTATCAGCAGAACTACGCCCCCAACGTGAGCTACCTGACCGTGGTAGGCGACGTGGACCAGAAAGACGTGCTGCCACAGCTGGGCTTCCTGAAAACCTGGGGCCGCAAGGCCGTAACCGCGCCGGCCAGCCCCACCGCCGAGCAGCCCGACAAGACGCGCATCTACTTCGTGAACAAGGACGGCGCCGCGCAGTCGGAAATTCGGGTGGGCTACCTCACGCCGCTCACGTATGACGCCACCGGCGACTACTACCGCGCCTACCTGGCCAACTACATCCTGGGCGGCGCCTTCAACTCGCGCATCAACCTGAACCTGCGCGAAGACAAAGGCTACACCTACGGCGCCCGCTCGGGCTTCCAGGGCACCCGTTTCGTGGGCCCGTACACGGCCCAGGCCGGCGTGCGCGCCGATGCCACGGCAGCCTCGGTGAAGGAGTTCGTGAAGGAAATCAAGAACTACCGCGACGGTGCCACCGACGAGGAGCTGCAGTTCCTGCAGGCCTCGGTGGGCCAGAGCGACGCCCTCAAGTATGAAACCGGCCAGCAGAAGGCCGCCTTCCTGGGCCGCTTGCTGGAGTACGACCTGCCCACCAACTACGTGAGCAAGCAGAGCGAAATCCTGAAGGCCCTGAAGAAGGAAGACCTGCAGGCCAGCGCCCAGAAGTACCTGCCCATCGACCAGATGTACATCGTGGTAGTTGGCGACCGGGCCAAGGCTTTCCCGGGCCTGGGCGAGCTGGGCTACGAAGTGGTGGAGCTGGACCTGAACGGCACCCGCGTAGCGGCCCCCGCTCCGGCTGCAGCTCCGGCCACCGCGCCTGTAGCTGGCGCACCGGCACCTGCTGGCGAGAAGGTGAAAATGGTGAAGAAAGACAAAGAGGGCAAGCAGAAGCGCAAGCAGAAAACCAACGCCGACGGCACCGCCGGCAAAGGGGAGTAAGCCTTCCTTCAGCGAATAAAAAAAGCCCGATTCCAGCTGGAATCGGGCTTTTTTTATTATTCCCTGTTGCCGGGAACTTCCCGAAGCGGCGGCGGGTTGACGCGTGCCTGCCGGCCCTACCTTCGCCCATTTCTATGACCCTGACTTCTCCGCCCAATCATCTGCACACGCTTGACGAGCAGGATGCTGTACAACAGCGGTACCTGCGCCGCATTTCGCCGGTCATAGGCTACATCGTGCTGCTGCTACTGCTGCTTTATGTGCTGTATAGCAGTCAGGTGCCGGTGCCGGTATCCAAAGGAAAGCCTGTCAAGAAGCCCTGGTCTATCAGCCAGGGCTTTTTTTATGCTGGCTGCCGCCAGAAGACCGGGACGCCTGGGCCGCGGCTTTCGGAACCGGCCCGCGCCAAACCCGGTTGTATCGGCACGGGGGCGTGCAGCCCACGCCGCTTAATCCGTATCTTTCCCCGGAGGCCATTAGAGGCCGTTGGATATGCCTGTGTCGCAAGAATCATCTGCTACTACATCTGCGTTGCGTGAAGTGCTGGCCCGGCTGGAGGCCTTCAAGCGTAAGTTCTACCTGAGTCTGCTGGTGCGCGGGGCCCTGGTGGCGGGCGCGCTGCTGTTAAGCCTGTTTCTGGTGCTCAACCTGCTCGAATACTTCCTGTACTTGCCCACCTGGGTGCGGGGCGGGCTGCTGTTCGGGTTTCTGGGGCTGGTGGCCTACACCTTCATGCGCTGGATCTGGCAGCCGCTGGCGGCCCTCACCAACCTGCGCCGTTTGCTGAGCGACGAGCAGGCCGCCCAGCGCGTAGGGGAGCTGTTTCCCGACGTGCAGGACAAGCTGCTGAACGCGCTGCAGCTCCAGGACCAGGCCCGGGGCAACGCCCTGATTGCGGCCAGCCTGGAGCAGCGCGCCGGCCAGCTGGCGGGCGTGCAGTTCGAAAACGGCATCAATATCCGGCAGCAAACCCGGCCGCTGTGGAAGTTTGTGGCCGTGCCGGCCCTCGTGATTATGGCCGTGCTGCTGGTGTATCCGGCGTTTTTCGTGCAGGGCACGGCCCGCATCCTCAACTACCGCCAGAAGTACGCGCCGCCGGCCCCGTTCCGGTTCATCATCGAAAACAAAGCCCTTACCGCTTTTAAAGGCGAAGATTTCAAGCTGCAGGTTTCGGTGGAAGGGGAGGCCCTGCCCAACGACGTCACGATTGAGTACGGCGGCCGCGAGCGGCACCTCGTGCAGGACCGCCCCGGCCACTTCAGCTACCAGTTTCAGCAGCTGCAGCAGGACGTGGCGTTTCAGCTGTCCGCCGCCGACGTCACCTCAGCCGACTACGACCTGCGCTTGCGCCAGCGCCCCAACCTGCGCGACTTTCAGGTGGACGTGACCTACCCGGCTTACCTGGGCAAGCCCGCCGAAACTATCCGCAACACCGGCAACCTCACTGTGCCGGAGGGCAGCACCGTGCGCTGGCGCTTCGCCACCCAGGCCACCGAGCAGCTCCAGCTGCTGTTCCGGAACCCCGACGTGACGCTGACCGCCGCCCGCGACGAGGACGCCTTCACGGCCACCCGCTTGGTGAGCCGTACTCAGAACTACGCCGTGCGCCTACGTAACCCCGCCAGCCTCAACCGCGACCCAATCGAGTACCAGCTCACGGCCATTGCCGACCAGGGCCCGGAAATCAGCCTGGAATCCTTCCCCGACACCACCTCGCTGCGCTACCTGGCCCTCGGCGGCAACCTGCGCGACGACTACGGCCTCTCGCGCCTGCAGCTGCACTACCGCATTGCCAGCAAGGCCCGGCCCAATGCGGCGTTTCAGGCGCGGGCGCTGCCGCTGGCGCGTGGGCCGGTGCAGGCCTACGCCTACCAGTGGGATTTGCGCCCCTTGAAGATGCAGCCCGGCGACCGGCTAGAGTACTTCGTGCAGGTCTGGGACAACGACGGCGTGCACGGCCCCAAGTCGGCG is from Hymenobacter yonginensis and encodes:
- a CDS encoding SDR family oxidoreductase, with the protein product MTDLTDQVAIVSGASRGIGKAIALLLAMQGAKVVCVARSAEELEEVAHKTQGLAVPADVSDADDAQHVVDQALRHFGRLDILVCNAGVGSFGLLEHFDAAEWDRIFDVNVKGTFLLCKAAVPHFKSRHRGHIVGITSDVARRTFENGTAYGASKFAQDAVLASLRKEVRSHGIKVSTIFPGLVDTYFNDSVPGGPDAEKTHLKPSDVAQAVRYVLEAPAHVVIDELMIHPLTQEW
- a CDS encoding alpha-amylase family glycosyl hydrolase produces the protein MTRLFGNKTALNKPYGTAQENGVGKFNDITDKALQEIKKMGVSHVWYTGVIEHATMTDFTKAGGPGPDDADVVKGRAGSPYAIKDYYDVAPDLAVNVKTRMLEYDALIKRTHANGLKVLMDFIPNHVARSYKSDGKPVGVVDLGATDDKTKAFAPNNNFYYLPGQPLVVPKAGNPLGAALGPKEDGKFLENPAKATGNDVFSATPKVDDWYETVKLNYGVDYQNGRKLYLQPVPDTWKKMRDILIFWAQKDVDGFRCDMAEMVPVEFWTWVIPEVKKVKPGIIFIAEAYTPKEYKTYLDKGKFDFLYDKVGLYDGLRRLMTGTGTTDDITKVWSEESRGFSSKMLRFLENHDEQRIASKDFATDPRTAIPAMTVSATLASGPVMLYSGQEVGEPALKSEGFSGEDGRTTIFDYWGVPEHQKWMNGGKFDGGKLDDSQKQLRDFYSRLLNLASSSEAIRKGKFYELQDANNLGKNYDQKHIYSYLRYTDTQRLLIVVNFSRDKTMTPTIEIPREVRQRMGLNPDIFCTYTDLLNNTPPTEFLNLTMPPLSAYVFEIKPKK
- a CDS encoding MFS transporter: MATNVAAAPSISREKPRLSFWQIWNMSFGFLGIQFGFALQNANVSRIFETLGGTEIALYWLAAPLTGMLVQPIIGYMSDRTWSPKWGRRRPFFLIGAILASFALLVMPNVSALWMAVGMLWIMDSSINISMEPFRALVGDLLPSEQRTTGFAAQTFFIGVGAVVASSLPWMFTNWFGIANTAPAGQIPPSVKYAFYLGGVIFFLAVLWTVLNTKEYPPENMAEFEEEKRRTAGFWNGIRESFSGIFHMPKTMAQLAIVQFFSWLALFSMWIYTTPAVTSHIYHTTDATSKIYNEGADWVGICFAVYNGISAIAALLLPAIARATSRRFTHMLCLVAGGLGLISIYFIQDPKMLLLSMVGVGIAWASILSVPYAMLAGALPANKMGYYMGVFNFFIVIPQVVAGLILGFFTKSVFGGESVYTLVLGGCSMIISGLLTLRVQDADDIRLPANSTAAPVSAGYDAPVQADPRV
- a CDS encoding M16 family metallopeptidase → MTFKPLWLLSLGLALTAQPVAAQQKAAAKPAAASATGTRLVEKVTRKGSELVIPYEKYVLPNGLTLLIHEDHSDPLAHIDVTYHVGSARETIGKSGFAHFFEHMMFQGSDHVADEQHFKLVTSSGGTLNGTTNRDRTNYFETVPSNQLETALWLEADRMGFLLDAVTQQKFEVQRSTVKNERGQNYDNRPYGLASENIAKTLYPYGHPYSWLTIGYLEDLDRSDVNDLKNFFLRWYGPNNATVTVGGDVKPAEVVKLVEKYFGSINRGPAVQNMKLPEPVLTQDRYVSYQDNVRFPMLQMVFPTVPQYHPDEVALDALADIIGGGKTSLLYKNLIKTQKAVQTQAYHPSSELAGEFTIVALSLPGKGLDSTEAVVRKTLAEFEKRGVSDDDVARFKATREASVVNGLASVSGKVSQLAAYQTYVGNPNRLPQELQRIRSLTKADVQRVYNQYIKGKKAVVLSVVPKGSNALVAKADNYTVSKDGYKAPATDEYANLKYVKATDSFDRATQPKGGANPVVQVPAVWRTDFDNGLRIIGNRNAEIPTVTMLLNISGGHRLEQQNPNKAGIASLTAAMLEEGTQKYTGEQFAGALEKLGSDVQTYAGDENTTVVIRSLTKNLPATLALVEEMLLRPRFDQADFDRLKKQTLEGIANQSTQPVAIANNTYARLLYGPGNVMSIPASGSTTTVQGITLDEVKQFYQQNYAPNVSYLTVVGDVDQKDVLPQLGFLKTWGRKAVTAPASPTAEQPDKTRIYFVNKDGAAQSEIRVGYLTPLTYDATGDYYRAYLANYILGGAFNSRINLNLREDKGYTYGARSGFQGTRFVGPYTAQAGVRADATAASVKEFVKEIKNYRDGATDEELQFLQASVGQSDALKYETGQQKAAFLGRLLEYDLPTNYVSKQSEILKALKKEDLQASAQKYLPIDQMYIVVVGDRAKAFPGLGELGYEVVELDLNGTRVAAPAPAAAPATAPVAGAPAPAGEKVKMVKKDKEGKQKRKQKTNADGTAGKGE